ATAATTTATTAGACTATTGCCAGAAAAAATATATCCATGGCGAAATAGACCTTAAAACATATCGCAAATTTTATAATTGCTTACATGAAAAAGGTGCTGTTTCTGCACATGAGCTCTCAATCGAGAGTAAAATTTAAACGTATTACATTGCCTGTGCCTTCTCTCCTCGGGTCTTCCTAATCTTTTTCCATGATTGAAATTTATCGATCCCGGGTACATTGTTAATAAGCGATTTTCAAGGAGGACCTATTATTATGGATATGGAACAAAAAAACGGAACACAAACACCACCTGCACAAATACAGCATAAACAGCCAGGAATAGAAGCAAAAATGAAACCAGAGCCAGCATATATTCGAAATAATTACAAAGGCAGTGATAAATTAAAGGATAAGGTTGCCATTATTACTGGCGGAGACAGTGGTATTGGAAGATCTGCAAGTGTCCACTTTGCAAGGGAAGGTGCATCTGTCGCTATTATCTATCTGGATGAACATGAGGATGCGAATGATACAAAAAGACTGGTTGAAAATGAAGGTCAGAAATGCATTTTAATTAGCGGCGATATTGGAAATCAATCCTTTTGTGAGGCCGCTGTTACAGAGGTTTTAGATACATTCGGAAAAATTGATATATTAGTAAATAATGCTGCTGAACAGCACATACAAAACAGCATCATGGGTATTACGAGTGAACAGCTGGAAAAAACATTCCGCACAAATATTTTCAGTATGTTTTATTTGACAAAAGCTGTATTACCGAACCTGAAAGCAGGCAGCAGCATTATTAATACATCCTCCGTTACTGCATACAAAGGGAATGTAGATTTAATTGATTATTCGGCTACAAAGGGAGCAATTACTTCCTTTACCCGTTCACTTTCCGGATCTCTTGTAGATAAAGGCATTCGGGTAAATGGTATTGCGCCGGGACCAATTTGGACACCATTAATCCCAGCATCTTTTACAGAGGAAAAAGTAAGTAATTTCGGTGCAGATACACCAATGAAACGCCCTGGGCAGCCGCAGGAATTAGGACCAGCATATGTCTATCTGGCAAGTGAAGATGCA
This region of Oceanobacillus sp. FSL K6-2867 genomic DNA includes:
- the yppF gene encoding YppF family protein translates to MINELLDAFEMEHKFAPQTIDNLLDYCQKKYIHGEIDLKTYRKFYNCLHEKGAVSAHELSIESKI
- a CDS encoding SDR family oxidoreductase produces the protein MDMEQKNGTQTPPAQIQHKQPGIEAKMKPEPAYIRNNYKGSDKLKDKVAIITGGDSGIGRSASVHFAREGASVAIIYLDEHEDANDTKRLVENEGQKCILISGDIGNQSFCEAAVTEVLDTFGKIDILVNNAAEQHIQNSIMGITSEQLEKTFRTNIFSMFYLTKAVLPNLKAGSSIINTSSVTAYKGNVDLIDYSATKGAITSFTRSLSGSLVDKGIRVNGIAPGPIWTPLIPASFTEEKVSNFGADTPMKRPGQPQELGPAYVYLASEDASYITGQMIHINGGTILNG